The Mytilus galloprovincialis chromosome 2, xbMytGall1.hap1.1, whole genome shotgun sequence genome has a window encoding:
- the LOC143064877 gene encoding uncharacterized protein LOC143064877 isoform X12: MFKDTLHDSSPGPLRRLSTMIHASFRGSRHGSRRNSDESIHSLRLGRNSVASPTTLSSHKLIRQLTSKTAKGSSLIRRDGSIIMIKNGKIISMRRDPSFSRMSDDVFLPSPSETTLHSMEMSHSNHSALNKVKEESFETEPLLNDDKSSQQITTGNGHVSHIETSPDKNHNLKNNSSIPESNKANTPRKRLTRMARVTSNSDDNIAVNTSDCGIQISIFDHDSSPENTNSFKFPSSHQDYINKIHDRIYTNNMKRASSETNMKLHNAAAISTFNTTSKSSNIIYNVPYLESSLRSSSDLNEQSSSSDPNMTKQAIPQYRHRYTVSKENIRCSPKK; encoded by the exons ATGTTCAAAG ATACACTTCATGACAGCTCCCCGGGGCCCCTCAGAAGACTGTCTACGATGATCCATGCCTCATTCCGGGGGTCGCGTCATGGTTCCAGACGAAACTCAGACGAATCTATTCATTCGTTACGGTTAGGCAGAAATAGTGTAGCATCACCAACAACTCTTTCTTCTCATAAATTAATTCGTCAACTTACTTCAAAAACAGCAAAAGGTAGTTCTCTCATTAGGAGAGACGGTTCTATCATCAtgattaaaaatggaaaaattatatCAATGAGACGAGATCCCTCTTTTTCTAGAATGTCAGACGATGTATTTCTTCCTTCGCCTTCTGAAACGACTCTTCATTCAATGGAAATGTCTCATTCTAATCATTCTGCTCTGAACAAAGTTAAAGAGGAGAGCTTTGAAACTGAACCTCTATTAAACGACGATAAATCTAGTCAACAAATTACAACTGGAAATGGACATGTCAGTCATATTGAAACATCACCTGACAAAAATcataacttgaaaaacaattcGAGTATTCCTGAATCTAACAAAGCTAATACTCCACGGAAGCGATTGACAAGAATGGCGCGAGTGACATCTAATTCAGACGATAACATTGCTGTAAACACATCAGATTGTGGTATTCAAATTTCTATTTTTGATCATGATTCCAGTCCGGAAAATACAAATAGCTTCAAATTTCCTTCTAGTCATCAAGACTATATAAATAAAATCCATGACAGAATTTATACAAATAACATGAAAAGGGCAAGCAGTGAAACAAATATGAAACTACACAATGCAGCAGCGATATCAACTTTTAACACTACGTCTAAAAgctcaaatattatatataatgttcCATATTTAGAATCATCTCTTAGAAGCTCTAGTGACCTTAATGAACAATCAAGTTCTAGTGACCCAAATATGACAAAACAGGCGATACCCCAGTATCGCCATAGGTATACTGTAAGTAAAGAAAATATCAGATGTAGTCCAAAGAAATAA